GCCGCGACGTGTTAGGGTTCACGACCGCCACAGGTTTTTGGCCGTCTTTGCCAGCGGCGTCAACAGTGGAATAAGCAGACTTCACGGCCGGTGTGCAAATATTAGAGGTGGGCTAAGCCTACGGGTGGACCTCAAGTGCCAGAGTTGCCCATTTCAACCGGACACATCCGCCAGCTGGAGTAGCCCCCGTATCGACTGGCCACCTCCTCCAGCCGACGTGGCCGGCTGGAGGTATGTCCAGGCAGAGTGCTCACGCATTCGCCGTGATCGAGGTCGCGAACATGGTCGAGCGGCGACATTGGCCCTTGGCTGAGAAACTGCGCATCGTCGAGGAGTCACTCTTGCCGGGCGTGAGCGTTGTTTTTGTGGCCAGAAAGCACGATGCCGCACCCAAATCTTATATTCCGATTGAGGAAGTTTGTAACCGAAGGAGGTTAAACGGCTGCGCAAGCGAACGACCATGTGGTGTATACTTCCAAACTTCGGGGGCTGAGAAATCAGATCATGCGCGTGACCATCTCGTGGAGAATGAACCGTTTGGCCCGGAATTGTGTAAGATTCCATTATGATTGAACGCTACACGACCTAACCATGTGAAATCATTTCAGAGAACAATAAATACGCATTGCCTTGACTTCGTGGCGAAAAGCAAAATACCAATATCTAGAAACAGGTTTACGATCCCCAATCTGTCACCAAAGGAGAAATCATGAAGAGAATCC
The window above is part of the Desulfovibrio sp. TomC genome. Proteins encoded here:
- a CDS encoding transposase; translated protein: MVERRHWPLAEKLRIVEESLLPGVSVVFVARKHDAAPKSYIPIEEVCNRRRLNGCASERPCGVYFQTSGAEKSDHARDHLVENEPFGPELCKIPL